The following proteins come from a genomic window of Carassius gibelio isolate Cgi1373 ecotype wild population from Czech Republic chromosome B8, carGib1.2-hapl.c, whole genome shotgun sequence:
- the selenok gene encoding selenoprotein K isoform X2 → MVYVSNGQVLDSRARSPWSLSFLSELFWGAVEFIGLFFQTLVQPDRSKDGPSSASSRFSDGRGPPGFPGRRRMGRINHGAGPTPPPMGGGGUGR, encoded by the exons ATGGTTTATGTGTCAAACG GTCAGGTTCTGGACAGCAGGGCCCGGTCGCCCTGGAGCCTGTCCTTCCTCAGTGAGCTCTTCTGGGGGGCCGTCGAGTTCATCGGCTTGTT CTTCCAGACTCTCGTTCAGCCTGATCGGTCTAAAGATGGCCCCAGCAGTGCATCGTCTCGCTTCAGTGATGGCAGAGG TCCTCCTGGATTCCCTGGGCGCCGGCGGATGGGCAGAATAAACCACGGTGCGGGTCCCACCCCTCCTCCTATGGgcggaggaggatgaggaag gTAA
- the selenok gene encoding selenoprotein K isoform X1: MQILLVFYSKGQVLDSRARSPWSLSFLSELFWGAVEFIGLFFQTLVQPDRSKDGPSSASSRFSDGRGPPGFPGRRRMGRINHGAGPTPPPMGGGGUGR; the protein is encoded by the exons atgcaaatcttgcttgtgttttactcgaaag GTCAGGTTCTGGACAGCAGGGCCCGGTCGCCCTGGAGCCTGTCCTTCCTCAGTGAGCTCTTCTGGGGGGCCGTCGAGTTCATCGGCTTGTT CTTCCAGACTCTCGTTCAGCCTGATCGGTCTAAAGATGGCCCCAGCAGTGCATCGTCTCGCTTCAGTGATGGCAGAGG TCCTCCTGGATTCCCTGGGCGCCGGCGGATGGGCAGAATAAACCACGGTGCGGGTCCCACCCCTCCTCCTATGGgcggaggaggatgaggaag gTAA
- the parapinopsina gene encoding LOW QUALITY PROTEIN: parapinopsin a (The sequence of the model RefSeq protein was modified relative to this genomic sequence to represent the inferred CDS: inserted 1 base in 1 codon; deleted 2 bases in 1 codon; substituted 1 base at 1 genomic stop codon), with translation MVVTERHLWVNLADFGKKERGFLLDAPVSHSELFDTSVETVVKKFSEAKVCSVVFKSFIPRTSRSVPKQHRSHGSSQSEDQIRSLCTAKTYEHYQCVCHATLFLFWAGIASLCPGAIIAVXRSVVVCRPVGSVSFQKRHAVAGVVIVWVWVWSFLLNIPXTFGWGSYELESVQTSCAPDWYSRNLTNVSYIMCYFLLYFALPFPVIGIPYTFLLHPTAEGGSTARAETQLACVVVVMVMSFLLTWLPSAAFALCVILDLNLYLEPVIATVPMYLAKSSTVFNPIIYCKYS, from the exons ATGGTAgtaacggagagacatctgtgggtgaacctggcagattTCGGGAAGAAAGAGAGGGGCTTTCTTCTTGATGCTCCAGTTTCGCATTCTGAACTTTTTGATACCTCCGTCGAGACAGTGGTTAAGAAGTTCAGTGAGGCAAAGGTGTGCTCAGTGGTCTTCaaatccttcattccacgaaCCTCCAGGTCTGTGCCCAAACAACACAGGAGTCATGGCTCATCTCAATCTGAGGATCAGA TACGTAGCTTGTGCACTGCAAAGACATACGAGCATTATCAGTGTGTCTGTCATGccactctgttcctcttttgGGCTGGTATCGCTAGTCTGTGCCCAGGTGCAATAATTGCAGTTTAACGATCCGTGGTGGTCTGTAGACCAGTGGGTTCagtcagcttccagaagagacaTGCAGTTGCAGGAGTTGTCATCGTCTGGGTCTGGGTCTGGTCATTCCTGTTGAACATTC CTACTTTTGGATGGGGTAGCTATGAGCTGGAGAGTGTGCAGACATCTTGTGCACCAGACTGGTACAGCAGAAACTTGACCAATGTCTCCTACATCATGTGTTACTTTCTTCTGTACTTTGCACTTCCTTTCCCTGTCATTGGCATCCCCTACACTTTCCTCCTGCACCCTACGGCAG AGGGAGGAAGCACTGCCAGGGCAGAGACCCAGCTGGCCTGTGTGGTGGTTGTCATGGTGATGTCCTTCCTGCTCACCTGGCTGCCCAGTGCTGCATTTGCA CTCTGTGTGATCTTAGACCTGAACCTTTACCTTGAACCGGTGATCGCCACCGTTCCCATGTATCTGGCCAAGAGCAGCACAGTTTTCAACCCCATAATCTACTGTAAATATTCTTGA
- the actr8 gene encoding actin-related protein 8 isoform X1, which translates to MTQTDRDAENGRDREKDREKDKEKEKEQRGVKRPIVPAAVPEPLQEQIQANFIVVIHPGSRTLRMGRATDTLPISVPHVIARRHKQGGQRRYEDQCLLRDGLNSAESNEQRQNGLKMVDQVIWSKKMSNGVRRTPVSAEQARLYNRQIRPAVLDPNSKVNWTNTSHQPEYLVGEEALYVNPADCYSIHWPVCRGHLNIHSGTGGSLTAALADLETIWSHALQKLLEIPLKDLKYYRCILLIPDICNRQHVKEVVNMLLVKMGFSAVVVHQESVCVTFGSGLSSACVVDVGDQKTSVCCVEDGVSHRSSRLCLAYGGSDVTRCFFWLMQRAGFPYRECQLGNKLDCMLLQQLKESFCHLDQDISGLQDHEFRTRFPDSPVLLYQLRLGDEKLQAPMTLFYPAAFGIVGQKMTSLLHRSQGDTEDPHDEHFLLTTQSKQDQSSKATTDRKLFPKPAGFEGESNMCDPSEKGNLAQDLDLGHAQAECLVGGADAEETSSALLSRKTAMTQFEGRALGVDKAILHSIDSCASDETKRKMYSCILLVGGGLLFHGAQEFLQHRILNKMPPSFRCLVENVDVITRPKDMDPRVIAWKGGAVLACLDTTQELWIHQREWQRFGVRMLRERAAFVW; encoded by the exons atgacacaaacagacagagacgCGGAGAATGGACGAGACAGAGAgaaggacagagagaaagacaaagagaaagagaaagagcagcGCGGAGTGAAGAGACCCATAGTTCCTGCAGCTGTGCCAGAGCCACTACAGGAG CAAATTCAAGCCAACTTCATTGTGGTGATTCATCCCGGATCCAGAACTCTGCGGATGGGGCGTGCTACAGACACCCTGCCCATAAGTGTTCCTCATGTCATCGCCCGCAGACACAAACAGGGCGGTCAGCGCCGCTACGAGGACCAGTGCCTCTTACGAGACGGACTGAAT TCAGCAGAGAGCAACGAGCAGAGACAAAATGGGCTGAAAATGGTGGACCAGGTGATCTGGTCCAAGAAAATGTCCAACGGTGTGAGAAGAACCCCGGTGTCTGCCGAGCAG GCCAGATTATACAACAGACAGATACGGCCTGCTGTGCTCGACCCAAACTCTAAAGTGAACTGGACCAACACATCACATCAGCCCGAGTATCTGGTGGGAGAAGAG GCGCTGTATGTGAACCCTGCAGACTGCTACAGCATCCACTGGCCCGTGTGCAGGGGACACCTGAACATCCACAGCGGGACGGGGGGCTCTCTCACCGCTGCGCTGGCCGACCTGGAGACCATCTGGTCTCACGCTCTACAGAAGCTTCTAGAAATCCCGCTGAAGGACCTGAAG TATTACAGATGCATCCTTCTGATCCCAGACATCTGTAACAGGCAGCACGTGAAGGAGGTTGTCAACATGCTGCTGGTTAAAATGGGCTTCTCAG CTGTTGTTGTGCATCAGGAGTCGGTGTGTGTGACCTTTGGCAGCGGTCTGAGCAGTGCGTGTGTGGTGGATGTTGGGGACCAGAAGACCAGCGTGTGCTGTGTGGAGGACGGCGTGTCCCACCGCAGCTCCAG GTTGTGTCTTGCGTACGGAGGCTCGGATGTGACGCGGTGTTTCTTCTGGCTCATGCAGAGAGCTGGATTTCCCTATAGAGAATGTCAACTCGGCAACAAACTGGACTGTATGTTACTGCAGCAGCTCAAAGAGTCCTTCTGCCATCTGGATCAG GATATTTCTGGGCTGCAAGATCACGAGTTTCGCACCCGTTTCCCAGATTCCCCAGTGCTGCTGTACCAGTTACGGTTAGGAGATGAGAAACTCCAG GCTCCCATGACATTATTCTACCCCGCTGCGTTTGGGATCGTGGGGCAGAAGATGACATCGTTGCTGCACCGCTCTCAAGGAGACACAGAGGATCCCCATGATGAGCACTTCCTCTTGACCACACAGAGCAAACAAGACCAG tCTTCTAAAGCCACAACAGATCGCAAATTATTCCCGAAGCCTGCTGGGTTTGAGGGGGAATCCAACATGTGCGACCCATCGGAGAAGGGAAATCTTGCTCAGGATTTGGATTTGGGTCACGCTCAAGCCGAGTGCCTCGTCGGCGGGGCGGATGCAGAAGAAACATCGTCCGCTCTGCTGTCCAGGAAGACGGCCATGACTCAGTTTGAGGGACGGGCTCTTGGTGTGGATAAAGCCATCTTACACAGCATTGACTCCTGCG CCTCAGATGAAACCAAGCGTAAAATGTACAGCTGTATTCTACTGGTTGGTGGCGGGCTGCTGTTTCACGGAGCACAAGAGTTTCTGCAGCATCGCATCCTCAATAAGATGCCTCCATCTTTCCGTTGTCTGGTGGAGAACGTCGATGTCATCACACGACCAAAG GACATGGATCCTCGTGTGATCGCATGGAAGGGTGGAGCAGTGCTGGCGTGTTTGGACACCACGCAGGAGCTGTGGATTCACCAGCGAGAGTGGCAGCGCTTCGGCGTGCGTATGCTTCGGGAGAGGGCCGCCTTCGTCTGGTGA
- the actr8 gene encoding actin-related protein 8 isoform X2, whose product MTQTDRDAENGRDREKDREKDKEKEKEQRGVKRPIVPAAVPEPLQEQIQANFIVVIHPGSRTLRMGRATDTLPISVPHVIARRHKQGGQRRYEDQCLLRDGLNATESNEQRQNGLKMVDQVIWSKKMSNGVRRTPVSAEQARLYNRQIRPAVLDPNSKVNWTNTSHQPEYLVGEEALYVNPADCYSIHWPVCRGHLNIHSGTGGSLTAALADLETIWSHALQKLLEIPLKDLKYYRCILLIPDICNRQHVKEVVNMLLVKMGFSAVVVHQESVCVTFGSGLSSACVVDVGDQKTSVCCVEDGVSHRSSRLCLAYGGSDVTRCFFWLMQRAGFPYRECQLGNKLDCMLLQQLKESFCHLDQDISGLQDHEFRTRFPDSPVLLYQLRLGDEKLQAPMTLFYPAAFGIVGQKMTSLLHRSQGDTEDPHDEHFLLTTQSKQDQSSKATTDRKLFPKPAGFEGESNMCDPSEKGNLAQDLDLGHAQAECLVGGADAEETSSALLSRKTAMTQFEGRALGVDKAILHSIDSCASDETKRKMYSCILLVGGGLLFHGAQEFLQHRILNKMPPSFRCLVENVDVITRPKDMDPRVIAWKGGAVLACLDTTQELWIHQREWQRFGVRMLRERAAFVW is encoded by the exons atgacacaaacagacagagacgCGGAGAATGGACGAGACAGAGAgaaggacagagagaaagacaaagagaaagagaaagagcagcGCGGAGTGAAGAGACCCATAGTTCCTGCAGCTGTGCCAGAGCCACTACAGGAG CAAATTCAAGCCAACTTCATTGTGGTGATTCATCCCGGATCCAGAACTCTGCGGATGGGGCGTGCTACAGACACCCTGCCCATAAGTGTTCCTCATGTCATCGCCCGCAGACACAAACAGGGCGGTCAGCGCCGCTACGAGGACCAGTGCCTCTTACGAGACGGACTGAATGCAA CAGAGAGCAACGAGCAGAGACAAAATGGGCTGAAAATGGTGGACCAGGTGATCTGGTCCAAGAAAATGTCCAACGGTGTGAGAAGAACCCCGGTGTCTGCCGAGCAG GCCAGATTATACAACAGACAGATACGGCCTGCTGTGCTCGACCCAAACTCTAAAGTGAACTGGACCAACACATCACATCAGCCCGAGTATCTGGTGGGAGAAGAG GCGCTGTATGTGAACCCTGCAGACTGCTACAGCATCCACTGGCCCGTGTGCAGGGGACACCTGAACATCCACAGCGGGACGGGGGGCTCTCTCACCGCTGCGCTGGCCGACCTGGAGACCATCTGGTCTCACGCTCTACAGAAGCTTCTAGAAATCCCGCTGAAGGACCTGAAG TATTACAGATGCATCCTTCTGATCCCAGACATCTGTAACAGGCAGCACGTGAAGGAGGTTGTCAACATGCTGCTGGTTAAAATGGGCTTCTCAG CTGTTGTTGTGCATCAGGAGTCGGTGTGTGTGACCTTTGGCAGCGGTCTGAGCAGTGCGTGTGTGGTGGATGTTGGGGACCAGAAGACCAGCGTGTGCTGTGTGGAGGACGGCGTGTCCCACCGCAGCTCCAG GTTGTGTCTTGCGTACGGAGGCTCGGATGTGACGCGGTGTTTCTTCTGGCTCATGCAGAGAGCTGGATTTCCCTATAGAGAATGTCAACTCGGCAACAAACTGGACTGTATGTTACTGCAGCAGCTCAAAGAGTCCTTCTGCCATCTGGATCAG GATATTTCTGGGCTGCAAGATCACGAGTTTCGCACCCGTTTCCCAGATTCCCCAGTGCTGCTGTACCAGTTACGGTTAGGAGATGAGAAACTCCAG GCTCCCATGACATTATTCTACCCCGCTGCGTTTGGGATCGTGGGGCAGAAGATGACATCGTTGCTGCACCGCTCTCAAGGAGACACAGAGGATCCCCATGATGAGCACTTCCTCTTGACCACACAGAGCAAACAAGACCAG tCTTCTAAAGCCACAACAGATCGCAAATTATTCCCGAAGCCTGCTGGGTTTGAGGGGGAATCCAACATGTGCGACCCATCGGAGAAGGGAAATCTTGCTCAGGATTTGGATTTGGGTCACGCTCAAGCCGAGTGCCTCGTCGGCGGGGCGGATGCAGAAGAAACATCGTCCGCTCTGCTGTCCAGGAAGACGGCCATGACTCAGTTTGAGGGACGGGCTCTTGGTGTGGATAAAGCCATCTTACACAGCATTGACTCCTGCG CCTCAGATGAAACCAAGCGTAAAATGTACAGCTGTATTCTACTGGTTGGTGGCGGGCTGCTGTTTCACGGAGCACAAGAGTTTCTGCAGCATCGCATCCTCAATAAGATGCCTCCATCTTTCCGTTGTCTGGTGGAGAACGTCGATGTCATCACACGACCAAAG GACATGGATCCTCGTGTGATCGCATGGAAGGGTGGAGCAGTGCTGGCGTGTTTGGACACCACGCAGGAGCTGTGGATTCACCAGCGAGAGTGGCAGCGCTTCGGCGTGCGTATGCTTCGGGAGAGGGCCGCCTTCGTCTGGTGA